In Desertibacillus haloalkaliphilus, a single genomic region encodes these proteins:
- a CDS encoding dimethylarginine dimethylaminohydrolase family protein gives MGQNQSENIGVHREYDRLERVVLCKPEFMHIDEAINEIQAHYIEENIDKKVALKQHKDLVEKLEELGVEVSLLPTNGEFPEQVFTRDIGFTLGETLFIAKLQKEIRQGEEEILMRWLKKQELPYHNFEAGTIEGGDVLIDGDTIFIGDSLRTGVKAITELQKKLPNYNVELIPFDGQYLHLDCVFNIVSKDEALIYPPAFDEQTVKAFAKRYKLIEVSKEEQFTLGTNVLVLGEGRIISLPRNKHVNQKLRDHGFTVIEVDISEIIKSGGAFRCITMPMLRSN, from the coding sequence TTGGGACAAAATCAATCTGAAAACATAGGTGTCCATCGGGAATACGACCGTTTAGAACGAGTGGTCTTGTGTAAACCGGAATTTATGCATATTGATGAAGCCATTAATGAAATTCAAGCACATTACATAGAAGAAAACATCGATAAGAAGGTAGCCCTAAAACAACACAAAGATTTGGTGGAAAAGCTTGAAGAACTTGGTGTCGAGGTGTCATTACTGCCTACGAACGGCGAATTCCCCGAGCAAGTGTTCACACGAGATATTGGCTTTACTTTAGGTGAAACGTTATTTATTGCTAAGCTACAAAAGGAAATCCGACAAGGGGAAGAAGAGATTCTTATGCGTTGGTTAAAGAAGCAGGAACTTCCTTATCACAATTTTGAAGCAGGAACCATCGAGGGTGGTGATGTTCTCATCGATGGCGATACGATCTTTATAGGTGATAGTCTACGTACAGGTGTTAAAGCGATTACCGAGTTGCAAAAGAAACTTCCAAATTATAATGTCGAATTGATTCCATTTGACGGGCAGTATTTGCACCTTGATTGTGTATTTAATATCGTTTCAAAAGATGAAGCATTAATCTACCCTCCAGCATTTGATGAACAGACGGTCAAGGCATTCGCTAAGCGGTATAAATTAATTGAAGTCTCAAAGGAAGAGCAATTTACATTAGGTACCAATGTTCTTGTGTTAGGAGAAGGAAGAATCATTAGTCTACCTAGAAATAAACACGTGAATCAAAAATTGAGAGATCATGGTTTTACTGTTATCGAGGTAGATATATCGGAAATTATAAAGTCAGGCGGCGCATTTCGTTGTATTACCATGCCAATGCTACGATCGAATTGA
- a CDS encoding efflux RND transporter permease subunit, producing MQLTNFSIRRPVFTIVAMLLFLLLGFISLFNIPLTLIPEIDPPIGAVVTSYPNAGPEEVVDRVTTPLEDQLSTLSGLNTISSTSMEGSSMILLEFSWATSISEIENEVISRINQTPLPEGGDQPRFLTFDPSQLPIIQLSLAMGEEVTDFQELVTDLERELVKIDGVANIDTSGRIVEHIRVQLDQEQLETFQLAQEDIVSLIQSHHITLPGGTVQSGDHRLTTRVMSTLEGTEDIRSLVVAIDPETYEEITVADVGTVEIVPEEIRSISRTNQEPSLLLSVQQQADANTAAVSSEFNQRLDELLHTSRYRELDVAVLFDQGEFIEEAIGNVSTALLFGGLFAMLVLFLFLRNLRSPLIIGIAIPFSVIVTFVLLYFSNFSLNIMTLGGLALGIGMLVDNSIVVIENIYRHLSMGKEPKHAARDGAKEVAAAITASTLTTVSVFLPVVFITGIIGNLFREFALTVSFSLFASLVVALTVVPMIVSRVLTSPKENVEERRRTSPFLVAVERSVRWSLRHRIAVVAITGGLLVLGAFGLTTVGTEFLPASDEGFFTVDLEMERGTPLQDTFTVVEDIEAVLAGRQEIQDYLTVTGSEGAEASLFGISGSHQAQVHVSMVPVRERNQSTVEFAQSIRRDLERAAGEADLSLNLQASFGGSPNTLTFYVSDVEKDRLDEAVEDLYAELSGLSDVEEIRSDRTDTTNEIQIVVDPDAARAEGFVPAQIAQVVGDVTRGVTATQLVVPDDGIYEVTVRYDESVLDDIESLGNLRLRKQDGTFASLADVTVIEEGEGPATINRVAQEDAVEFHLQFGTTTSLGEFTATVRDHIDGMQLDENTVIAFTGDQQLLEDATSDLSLALVAAVVFVYLVMAAQFESFKYPLVIMFSVPLVLIGVAIGLTITQTPISVTALIGLIVLAGIVVNNSIVLVDYINQKKGSGLDSLEAIVEAVKDRIRPILMTATTTILGLVPLALGIGEGTEIQQPLGITVIAGLISSTLLTLFVIPVVYSLFDKRTRRRNKKVVTADGQTISVYQLRKQESGKDAYQWIEGELYEEAQLPPRSHRKRSSFAENIHHKVNGKGDEQGVQVKEEMDLTSVPYAKSDEKQMPIKDRTKEELIELLGEIVENYRRKEQRDQ from the coding sequence GTGCAATTAACTAACTTTTCAATCCGAAGACCTGTTTTTACGATTGTTGCGATGCTGTTATTTTTATTGCTCGGTTTTATTTCGTTATTTAATATACCGCTAACATTGATTCCAGAAATTGATCCTCCAATTGGTGCAGTTGTAACGAGCTATCCAAATGCTGGTCCGGAGGAAGTCGTTGACCGTGTAACGACACCATTAGAAGACCAATTATCAACACTCTCTGGACTTAATACGATTAGTTCAACATCAATGGAAGGGTCGTCCATGATTTTACTTGAATTTTCATGGGCAACGTCAATTAGTGAGATTGAAAATGAGGTGATTAGCCGTATTAATCAAACGCCACTCCCAGAAGGGGGAGATCAACCGCGGTTTTTAACCTTTGATCCATCCCAGCTTCCGATTATTCAGCTTTCATTAGCAATGGGGGAAGAAGTGACCGACTTTCAGGAGTTAGTGACTGACCTTGAACGAGAGCTAGTGAAAATTGATGGAGTAGCAAACATTGATACATCCGGAAGAATCGTTGAACACATCAGAGTACAGCTAGACCAAGAACAATTGGAGACTTTCCAATTGGCCCAAGAGGACATTGTCTCACTCATTCAATCGCACCACATTACATTGCCAGGGGGCACCGTGCAAAGTGGTGATCACCGATTAACAACAAGAGTCATGTCAACGCTTGAAGGTACTGAAGACATTCGGTCTTTGGTTGTGGCCATCGATCCAGAAACGTATGAAGAGATAACAGTTGCGGATGTAGGAACCGTAGAGATTGTCCCGGAAGAAATACGATCGATCTCAAGAACGAATCAGGAACCATCCTTGCTATTAAGTGTACAACAGCAAGCAGATGCTAATACTGCCGCTGTATCGAGTGAATTTAATCAACGGTTAGATGAACTATTACATACTAGTCGTTACCGTGAATTAGATGTAGCGGTTTTATTTGACCAAGGTGAGTTTATTGAAGAGGCAATTGGTAATGTATCAACGGCCTTACTTTTTGGTGGGCTATTTGCGATGCTTGTGCTCTTCTTATTTTTACGAAATCTTCGCAGCCCATTAATCATCGGGATCGCTATTCCTTTTTCTGTGATCGTTACGTTCGTGCTATTGTATTTTTCGAATTTCAGTTTAAATATTATGACCTTAGGTGGGCTAGCACTTGGGATCGGAATGCTTGTTGATAATTCAATTGTCGTCATTGAAAACATTTACCGTCATCTGTCGATGGGAAAAGAACCGAAACATGCTGCTCGTGATGGAGCAAAAGAGGTAGCAGCTGCCATTACAGCATCAACGCTAACCACGGTTTCAGTTTTTTTACCAGTTGTTTTCATTACTGGTATCATTGGTAATCTGTTTCGAGAGTTTGCGTTAACGGTTTCTTTTAGTTTATTTGCTTCGCTGGTTGTTGCTTTAACCGTCGTACCGATGATTGTGAGTCGAGTGTTAACGTCTCCGAAAGAGAACGTAGAAGAGCGTAGAAGAACGTCTCCCTTTCTTGTAGCGGTCGAACGCTCTGTTCGTTGGTCACTCCGTCACCGAATAGCAGTTGTAGCGATAACAGGTGGGTTGCTCGTGTTAGGGGCGTTTGGCCTTACGACAGTTGGAACTGAGTTTTTACCGGCTTCTGATGAAGGATTTTTCACGGTTGATCTTGAAATGGAGCGTGGCACGCCGCTTCAAGATACGTTTACAGTTGTTGAAGATATTGAAGCTGTTCTTGCTGGACGACAAGAAATTCAAGATTATTTAACGGTGACGGGATCAGAAGGGGCAGAAGCTTCGCTTTTTGGGATCTCAGGAAGTCATCAAGCCCAAGTTCACGTATCGATGGTACCAGTAAGGGAGCGGAACCAGTCAACGGTTGAGTTTGCTCAGTCAATCCGTCGTGATTTGGAGCGTGCGGCAGGTGAAGCTGATCTTTCCTTGAATTTACAAGCTTCCTTCGGTGGTAGCCCAAATACATTAACGTTTTACGTGAGTGATGTTGAGAAAGACCGGTTAGATGAGGCGGTTGAGGATTTATATGCTGAATTATCTGGACTATCAGACGTAGAAGAAATTCGTAGTGATCGTACCGATACGACAAATGAAATCCAAATTGTTGTCGACCCTGATGCAGCTCGAGCGGAAGGATTTGTGCCGGCACAAATTGCTCAAGTCGTTGGTGATGTGACACGAGGAGTAACGGCTACTCAGCTTGTCGTGCCAGATGATGGCATCTATGAAGTCACGGTCCGCTATGATGAATCTGTATTAGATGATATTGAAAGCTTAGGAAACTTACGATTAAGAAAGCAAGATGGTACCTTTGCATCGTTAGCTGATGTGACCGTGATCGAAGAGGGAGAAGGACCAGCAACGATTAATCGAGTTGCTCAAGAAGATGCGGTCGAGTTTCACCTTCAATTTGGCACAACGACTTCGTTAGGGGAGTTTACGGCAACAGTAAGGGACCATATTGATGGGATGCAGCTAGATGAAAATACGGTCATTGCTTTTACCGGTGATCAACAATTACTAGAAGATGCGACTAGTGACCTATCATTAGCACTTGTTGCTGCGGTAGTGTTTGTCTATTTAGTCATGGCTGCTCAATTTGAGTCCTTTAAATACCCGCTAGTGATCATGTTTTCTGTGCCACTTGTCCTTATTGGGGTTGCCATTGGACTGACGATCACGCAAACACCGATTAGTGTCACGGCCTTGATCGGGCTGATTGTCCTGGCAGGTATCGTTGTCAACAATTCCATCGTTTTGGTCGATTATATCAATCAAAAGAAAGGAAGCGGGTTAGACAGTTTAGAAGCGATTGTTGAGGCTGTAAAAGATCGCATTCGTCCGATTTTAATGACAGCTACAACAACGATTCTCGGGTTAGTTCCATTGGCTCTTGGGATAGGAGAAGGGACAGAAATACAACAACCGCTTGGGATCACGGTCATCGCCGGATTAATCAGTAGTACGTTACTAACGTTATTTGTCATCCCTGTCGTTTATAGCTTGTTTGATAAACGAACAAGAAGAAGGAATAAGAAAGTTGTCACAGCAGATGGTCAAACCATTTCCGTCTATCAGCTAAGGAAGCAGGAAAGCGGAAAAGATGCGTACCAATGGATCGAAGGTGAACTCTATGAGGAAGCCCAGTTACCACCAAGAAGTCATCGTAAGAGGTCTTCATTTGCAGAAAACATTCATCATAAAGTTAATGGCAAAGGGGATGAACAAGGCGTGCAAGTGAAGGAAGAAATGGACTTAACTTCTGTGCCTTATGCTAAGTCTGATGAAAAACAAATGCCAATCAAAGATCGTACGAAGGAAGAATTAATTGAGTTATTAGGAGAGATTGTTGAGAATTATCGCAGAAAAGAACAAAGGGATCAGTAA
- a CDS encoding phosphatase PAP2 family protein, translated as MVANLLRKKRTTYVSILISSLLIFIYLSASTQRNQLTFLDVYLLNLSEQLSAPLFEDIFSFVTLFGSVELIAILSIFLLSFLLFKKKDFRMIAAFITIMAGSVLANFILKLVFQRERPGETSYFEVFGFTIELASYSFPSGHTMRACIFYGFLIYLIYHYQIYQSKGKQIAAASLFGLILAVGFSRVYLDAHFPSDIVAAFYASLALFMLFLLSIDRFKIREQDRTIIKNNENG; from the coding sequence ATGGTAGCAAACCTTCTCAGAAAAAAACGGACCACGTACGTGTCAATACTTATATCTTCATTGCTGATCTTTATCTATCTATCAGCATCAACCCAAAGGAACCAATTAACGTTTCTAGATGTCTATCTCCTTAACTTGAGTGAACAGCTATCTGCTCCTTTATTTGAAGATATCTTTTCATTTGTCACACTGTTTGGCTCAGTTGAATTGATTGCAATTCTGTCTATTTTTCTTTTAAGTTTTCTCTTGTTCAAAAAAAAGGATTTTCGCATGATCGCTGCTTTTATTACGATCATGGCTGGGAGTGTACTCGCAAACTTCATTCTAAAACTCGTTTTTCAACGGGAACGTCCAGGGGAGACGAGCTATTTTGAAGTGTTCGGATTTACAATCGAACTTGCATCCTATAGCTTTCCAAGCGGCCATACGATGAGGGCTTGTATCTTCTACGGTTTCTTGATTTATCTTATTTATCATTATCAAATCTACCAATCAAAAGGAAAGCAAATCGCAGCAGCTTCCCTATTTGGTTTGATTCTTGCAGTTGGCTTCAGTCGGGTTTATTTAGATGCTCACTTTCCATCTGATATCGTCGCTGCTTTCTACGCATCACTGGCATTATTTATGTTGTTTTTGCTCAGCATAGACCGATTTAAAATTAGAGAACAAGATAGGACCATCATCAAAAATAATGAAAACGGCTAA